From a single Dehalococcoidia bacterium genomic region:
- a CDS encoding transglycosylase domain-containing protein, which produces MNPVSGLYEPAPLSEISPYLIAATIATEDASFYENPGVNFRGLARAFLENFTPFGPGFLEGSGGSSITQQLVRNLYGRIEEGWFERTIERKLKEVVLALEMRRQYSSDQVLEWYLNQVFYGNNAYGVEAAAQRYFGKSAKDLTLAEAAMLAGIPKAPALYDPTRPENRERAEARRQEVLDLIQRHLETVNKIPPLERAGVVITPQQIEQARQQQPTYRSVVDAIEAPHFVVYAQDQVVKMCKRGLFRPPSGVSCDEVINKGGLRITTTLDLELQRLGEQTVNEILDSIGARYNAHNGAIVAIRPQSGEILAMVGSRNYFDDSPLVQGNVNMAISCRSHGSTMKVFTYITAFERGWVPSTIVEDEPLQLPGPTGRPQPIRNWNGDVYLGKITVRKALSESVNTPAVRTLMEMGEANVVRTAMRMGLTYTNPVGGASCNVPLNERSCGPTWTLGTCEVRLLDMTYAYSTLATNGVMAGMPSVEDLPSGFRELDPSPVLRIEDSQGKVLYEYRPQLEQVVRPAFAYMITDILSKEGINWSRLTIGAPAASKTGTENDFRDNVVVGYTPELAVGVWMGNTDGTPMAQGAFSSAGAGPMWRQFMMVALRHLQFPPTPFRVPQDVVLAECDGRQEVFARGVPVSKPGACKSPTGGAEPEASPTPSPTPSPTPTPTPSPTPRVTPTVRPTATPTVQPTATPTPENGDGAVNDNGGNGRGRDRNGRNR; this is translated from the coding sequence ATGAACCCCGTCAGCGGGCTGTATGAGCCGGCACCTCTGTCGGAGATTTCGCCCTATCTCATCGCCGCCACTATCGCCACCGAGGACGCCAGCTTTTACGAGAACCCGGGGGTCAACTTCCGCGGGCTGGCGCGGGCATTCCTCGAGAACTTCACCCCCTTCGGCCCTGGCTTCCTGGAGGGCAGCGGCGGCAGCTCCATAACTCAGCAGCTCGTCCGCAACCTGTATGGCCGCATCGAGGAGGGGTGGTTCGAGCGCACCATCGAACGGAAGCTGAAGGAAGTGGTGCTCGCCCTGGAGATGCGACGCCAGTATTCCAGCGACCAGGTGCTGGAGTGGTACCTGAACCAGGTGTTCTACGGCAACAACGCCTACGGGGTGGAGGCGGCGGCCCAGCGCTACTTCGGCAAGTCGGCCAAGGACCTGACCCTGGCCGAGGCCGCGATGCTGGCCGGCATACCGAAGGCCCCCGCCCTGTACGACCCCACGCGCCCGGAGAACCGCGAGCGGGCCGAGGCCCGGCGCCAGGAGGTCCTGGACCTGATCCAGCGGCACCTGGAGACGGTCAACAAGATACCGCCCCTGGAGCGGGCGGGAGTGGTCATCACCCCCCAGCAGATAGAACAGGCACGCCAGCAGCAGCCCACCTACCGCAGCGTGGTGGACGCCATCGAGGCACCCCACTTCGTCGTCTACGCCCAGGACCAGGTGGTCAAAATGTGCAAACGGGGCCTGTTCCGCCCCCCCTCAGGGGTGAGCTGCGACGAGGTCATCAACAAAGGCGGGCTGCGCATCACCACCACCCTGGACCTGGAGCTGCAGCGTCTGGGTGAGCAGACGGTCAACGAGATCCTGGACAGCATCGGCGCCCGTTACAACGCCCATAACGGGGCCATCGTGGCCATCCGCCCCCAGTCCGGGGAGATCCTGGCCATGGTAGGCTCCCGCAACTATTTCGATGACAGTCCTCTCGTCCAGGGCAACGTCAACATGGCCATCAGCTGCCGCTCCCATGGCTCCACCATGAAGGTCTTCACTTACATAACCGCCTTCGAGAGGGGCTGGGTGCCTTCCACCATCGTGGAGGACGAGCCGCTGCAACTGCCAGGGCCCACCGGTCGTCCCCAGCCCATCCGCAACTGGAACGGGGACGTTTATCTGGGCAAGATAACGGTGCGCAAGGCCCTCTCCGAGTCGGTCAATACGCCGGCCGTCCGCACCTTGATGGAGATGGGCGAGGCCAACGTGGTGCGGACAGCCATGCGTATGGGCCTCACCTACACCAACCCTGTGGGCGGGGCCTCCTGCAACGTGCCGCTGAACGAGCGCTCCTGCGGCCCCACCTGGACTCTGGGCACCTGCGAGGTGAGGCTCCTGGACATGACCTATGCCTACTCCACCCTGGCCACCAACGGCGTCATGGCCGGCATGCCCAGCGTGGAGGACCTGCCCTCGGGCTTCCGGGAGCTGGACCCGTCGCCGGTGCTGAGGATCGAGGACTCGCAGGGAAAGGTGCTTTACGAATACCGACCTCAGCTCGAGCAGGTCGTGCGTCCGGCCTTCGCCTACATGATCACCGACATCCTCTCCAAGGAGGGCATCAACTGGTCTCGGCTGACCATCGGCGCGCCCGCAGCCTCCAAGACGGGCACCGAGAACGACTTCCGCGACAACGTGGTGGTGGGCTATACCCCCGAGCTGGCGGTAGGGGTGTGGATGGGCAACACCGACGGCACGCCCATGGCCCAGGGTGCCTTCAGCTCGGCAGGCGCCGGCCCCATGTGGCGGCAGTTCATGATGGTGGCCCTGCGTCACTTGCAGTTCCCGCCCACCCCCTTCCGCGTGCCCCAGGACGTCGTTCTGGCCGAGTGCGATGGGCGGCAGGAGGTATTCGCGCGGGGCGTGCCCGTCAGCAAGCCGGGCGCCTGCAAGTCGCCTACCGGGGGGGCCGAGCCGGAGGCGTCGCCCACCCCCAGTCCGACGCCCAGCCCCACCCCCACGCCCACGCCTTCCCCGACGCCTCGGGTCACCCCCACGGTGAGGCCAACGGCTACTCCGACCGTGCAGCCTACCGCCACCCCCACCCCCGAGAACGGGGACGGGGCCGTCAACGATAACGGGGGCAATGGACGCGGCCGCGACCGCAACGGCCGCAACAGGTGA